A segment of the Erythrobacter sp. F6033 genome:
AGCACTTCAAACATGCCGGGCGTTGCCATCAGGAAGTCGCCAGAGCCCAGCTGTGCTAGGCGTTTCTCGACAGGATTAAGAGTGCGTTTGAGCCAATGGCGATACCAATCATCAACAACGCTCTGAGAATGGCCCAGCGGGTCTTTCAGGTATTTCAGAACTGGCAGGTTGAGCGGCGCGTGCAGCTCCGTCGCGATGGCATAGACTAGCTCGCGGACGGTGTAGCGGTCTTCGATATCAGACGGCAGCAGCGGGTTGTCCGGATAGGCCTCGTCGAGCCATTCCAGCATGGCCATGGACTGCGCCCGATCGCGCCCGCCCGCCGCCAGCATCGGCACCGAAGCAAACGGATTGCGGCTGGCAAAAGCCTGATCCTTCTGCGCGGATTCCAGCAGGTTTACCGGGTCCTGACCGTATTCAAGCCCTTTGAGCTCAAGCGCGATGCGCAGCCGGTATGACGTCGAGCTACGATAATACCCGTAGAGCGTCATTGGGGCGTCTGCCGCGCTCATCCGAACGCAGCAATACCAGTGATCGCGCGGCCCAGGATCAATGCATGGACATCATGCGTGCCCTCATAGGTGTTCACCGTTTCGAGGTTCACCGAATGGCGGATCACCTGATATTCCTCGGAGATACCGTTGCCGCCATGCATGTCGCGAGACTGGCGGGCGATATCGAGCGCTTTGCCTACATTGTTGCGCTTC
Coding sequences within it:
- the maiA gene encoding maleylacetoacetate isomerase, with translation MTLYGYYRSSTSYRLRIALELKGLEYGQDPVNLLESAQKDQAFASRNPFASVPMLAAGGRDRAQSMAMLEWLDEAYPDNPLLPSDIEDRYTVRELVYAIATELHAPLNLPVLKYLKDPLGHSQSVVDDWYRHWLKRTLNPVEKRLAQLGSGDFLMATPGMFEVLLIPQIYNARRFQYDLSESPHICRIETACLALPAFQRAHPDNQPDNPQKG